The following DNA comes from Leishmania mexicana MHOM/GT/2001/U1103 complete genome, chromosome 8.
AGAAGCCTCtcactgccgtcgccacctcAGACAGAGATGTGCAGCATTGCCCCTTtccctcggcctcctccatTTCCTTGTCGTCAGTCCTTACATGCAGTGGCCAGTCACACGTTCTGACGTTGAGCTGTGTCCACGACAGACGCGGCAATGGTTCCCGCGATACCTGTGCCCCTTAGCTGCTTTTCTGCACCGATTCTTCCTGTGGTTTCTGTGCACCCGGCTAGTCATGCGGCATTGGCAGCCTCGGTGTCTTCCTCCATCTCCAGTGATTCAGGCTAGAAAATGCATAACACGCAAAGTCCTGACCTTGCCATCGCTATTGCGGGTGCTGACGGGGCCGAGAAAGCCACCGTGGACAAAACTGCCAGCAACGACACCCGCACCTTGCCTACGGGCGATGACATCTGTGCATCCGTCCGATTCCACGCGTCCGCGCGCATGCACGGCACTTCTGAGGTTTCGGGGCTACTCTGTGCCCACTTCCTTTTCGCCGGGGATGCTGCCCACACAGCCCAAGCCTTTCCTCCTCGGTGTACTCGAGATAGACTGTAGCGTCACCAGCAACATACAGCAGCTGGCTCTCTCACGGCTAcctcagcgccgcggcgctgcgacagcactcccctccctttgCCTCGCAGTTGCGACTCACCACCGTCATCCACGGTGGAGACGGCGACTAAAGTCTCCGCTGCGGCAACGGATGAAACAGCGGTTCACACTGCTACGGATCAGAAGGATTCACACCCATCACGGCCTTCTGTCCCTGCACAGGCGATTTCAgacagcggcgcagagctgccaGCTCCCTTGCCTACAGGGTTACATCCCTTTCTCACGACAAGGATGGAAGCGCCAGCGGGAGTGCCGAGATTTTGCAATGAGGGACGCTGTCGCTTGTCCTCTCCTGCTGCCAGCAGTAATCACATCCGCGGCAGATACACCAGAGAATTATGAGGCCTTTTTGGTGGCGCCTCGACCAAAGGGCACTAAGTGGGCTAAGGGACCCTCCACCCCACATGACCCAGAAGTGGGCGTTCTGCGGTGCAAGGCAACGCGGTCACCTTGGTTCGGGTTGTctctggcgctgcagccgcactgACGGAgctcgctgccgtggcgtcTGCGGCGACTTCCTCACTACCCACAGCTTAAgcggccaccgcgcgcgGCTTCGGCATCTGCATAAATTGTGTGCGCCCGTCTCatgcctgctccgccattTCAAGCGTAGGAAAAAGAAGACCGAGGACCGAAGTGCGCCAAAGGACAGAGGGAGCTGCATGCCAGCGGGAAGCTAGCTCATGCCCTACCGAGGGGCTGGCTTTCACGCCGGAACTCGcgcgccctttttttttctgtacTTGGTTTCATCGTAGGCGCATCTGACGATGCCGATTTCCCATATGATACCGAAGTTGCTCGGAGAATCGACACCGTTGATCATGCCACTCCACTCCACACCTCATCTTGCActtttttctcccttttcttttcatCTTGGCTCGCCGTAATCACCCCTACCGCTCTTGCATCTCAAACCACCTTGTCTCACTTGTATGCGTTGtaacgtgcgtgtgcgcacctgTCTGGCACCCACCCGTGCATGCACGTGTTTGCCGTCTCCGCTTCCCACGAAACGGATTTCTGATTTTGGGAACTTCTCTTCCATTTTCTTGTGTGTAGTCTGTAGCAAAGATGACGATGATGAGCGTTCTCGCGAACGCGCTTCGCACGATTGCGAGCGCGGAGCGCCGTGGCAAGCGCCAGGTGCTcatccgcccctcctccaaggtggtggtgaagtTCCTGCAGGTGATGCAGAAGCACGGCTACATTGGCGAGTTCGAGATCATCGATGACCATCGCGCTGGCAAGATCGTCGTGAACCTGAACGGCCGCCTGAACAAGTGCGGCGCCATCTGCCCGCGCTTCgactgcgccaccaccgactACGAGAAGTGGATGAAGAACATCCTGCCCTCCCGTCAGTTCGGCTTCGTGGTGCTGACGACCTCGCTCGGCATCATGGACCACGAGGAGGCCCGCTCCCGTAACACTGGTGGTAAGGTGCTCGGCTTCTTCTACTAAGCAGCGCTAGGGTGCGGCCCTCTTCTGCCCTGCACGTGGATCTTGCTAGGACTTCAGCCGAATCGAAACAGAAAACGGCTCAGAAGACCGCGCGTCACACATGGGTGAGACTGAGAGATGTCGAagcgggtgtgtgcgtgcatgggCGCGTTTGCtgctcccttctctcccctccccccaccaacACAGTCCCTTCTTTGTTCCGCGGTTTTTCGTGTTCTCTTTCAATTCGACGTCCTCATTCAGTTTCGCTTTCAtttactttttttttgatgccaaacgaaaaacaaaaacaaaagtAGAGGGCTCAAGAAAGGTACAACGGAGCGCGCCGGGTAGCTGTCATCGTTACCTTTGCCATGGCGCAGTCTTGCCCGGCTGTCCAGCGGCCGTGCTGCTCGCCTTCTACGTGTGGAAAAGTCTTTCAGTGCGTGGTGCAGAAATGTGCGTGTACATGGTGAGTACGCGTCGATGAACGGGCATGCTctccacccccgccccctccctccttgaCCTTTCCCAGGGCACATGGCACGACGTACCTCGAATACACGCACTTTGGCCTTTGAGTGCGTTGAAGGaaaagaacaacaaaaagaagccgttctcctcctccgcgtctTCACGTCTTGGCATATACTGCATACGTGGTCGCTCTTCTCTTACCCGgctctccttcctctctcctgctTTCCCTCGTTCTCATACGTCCACACCGTTTTGGCCTTGaccttgcccctcccccaaaacCGCATTATGGGCTACACATCAGCGTGTTCTCTGTCTCTTTCTTTCTTCCAGGTTGCCGCACCGCGCTGCAGTTGTCGCAGTCGACTGCAGGGGAAcacagaggggagaggaaaaaAGAGTAGGTCAGACAACGGCGAATGGACAAGAGCTTCGGCACGTGCCACTGCCACCTTTTCACGCCGAGCATTGCCAAAAAACgggcaaaaaaagaaaaacgacaAGAACTGCGCTTTGTGCGCGTGAGCACTAATAAtaccaacacacacacaaagaccGGAGTGGTGTGGGAAGGAAAGCCTGCTGCTTCATGCTGAGCCCGTCCCTGCAAGGTTTCCTTactttttctttgctgctgctcattgTGCCTACGTGGGGAAGCTCTCCACATCCCAGCCTCCGTTTAGAGTCCTCTTTTCCTCTGTTGCGTCTCTTCCCTTTCGCCTGTTCTGTCGTGTATTCCTGTTCTTGTTTGGTTTTCCTGTCTTGCTGCGCCGGTGCCATTCCCCGTTCCGTTTCCGTCTCTGACATCCTCCTCACCCCTggcgtcccccctcccctttctccgCTGGATCATACCGTGAcctctttttgtgtgtgtgtgtgcgtgtttactttgttttcgttttcttttgggcgtgtgtctgtgtgcggcCCTTAAACCGAACTTACACTGACTTCTCTGTTGTCGTTTTctcgtcgccgtcttcgcTCCGCTGTATCTCAGCGATaccgtgcacgtgtgcagaaggggggggggttcaCCGTGGCATAgattgcgcagctgctgtttTGATCATTAAACCATCGGGGAAGTtgcgttctttttttcctttggaaacacacacacaaaacgaaaagggATTATCATTGTTTTCCTTCTTGgacgtgtgccgctgcctgtCTGCCCACTCTGTGCGCGGCCATTCaccagtgtgtgtgtgtgttagcGTGTTagtgtgtgtgcctttctCTTGATGGCTGTGACTGCAACGCTCAGCCACCCTTAGCAGCTCTTTTCTTCCCTTCTTTTTGGTGCGTTCGCTCACCGGACCCTTTGCACTTCGTTTATTCTGTGCAGAGGATGGAGGTTCCGGCCACCAGGCCTGAGGTAACGACCACCGGCATCTACGGTGAGGAGTTGAACGTTGTCCGCCAGCACCTTCTACGCAGCGAATTATGCTGGTCTGGGGACCTCACCAGTCGCACCCAGGTGCTTGTTGTCGGCTCGGCTCTCTGTCCAGCATCTCGCAAGCTGTCAGTGGCACGCATGCGCGGACTCCCGTGCGTCTCCATCGAATGGGCGACAGACGGCGCCTGCGCGATGGAATCCACGCACCGCTTCGACATCGGTCACGGATTGACGGGGAAGGAGGTGTGCACTACAGGTCTGAATCACCTTGAGCGAGGCCGTGCGCAGgccgtgtgcggcgcgcgccgcgccacctACAACTCCATGTTAACGCGGCACTGTGGGTTGCTGGttacagcagcagcggcgctcagCTTGACATTATCGTCGTCACCTCCAGCGACCTCAAACGACAAAGTCCGGTTCGCGCGGAAGCACGGCATCCCGATCATTGCCATGGAGGAGTTCGTGCTGCGCTACGCCACCGAGCAGCTCTCCCGTCACCACCTACCGCCAGAGGATGCGGTGCCAGGGCGAGTAGCGCACAATGCGTCGTTGCTCAGGGCGTCCAGTCGGGGTAGCAGAACTAGCAGTAGCAACGCCCACACAGATGTCGCCTGCGAACTGAAACATAGGACAGGGTGCAGCTCAACTGGTGCCTCCGCTGGCTCTCTTAGCTCGTCGAATGGAAACGGGGTGCCGGTCTGCGGGTTGGTGCGCTCCTCAGCACTGCCTGTGCGGTCTGCCACTCCGACTCTCAGATCCAGTGTAGCTAGTCGTGGGTGCAGTATTACCAGCGCGCGAAGACCTCGCCATACAGAGGGGACGTTTAAGGGTTGCGACAACATTATGCCCAGCGCCGTTCAGTCGTCTCTGTCGTCGTCACAGCTCATGCCCACTGCATCGATAGCGGCCTGCGCCTCCCCACCAGAGTTGTCTCGGCGTCCACTTGCCGATGAGTTCTCTGACGTTGCCGCCTACTGCAGTCCTCCACACCGGCtcacagcgcagcagcgcgacctGCTGAGTGGCATGGGAGTCACTGTCTCTCCTCAGCTTACGCCGTTCACAACACATGTCCTCGTCCTTGGCGACGACGTGGAGGAGTGCCTCTATCCGCGTCCTGGCCTGCAAGTCGTGTCGTGGCAGTGGGTGACGCAGTGTCGGCTGGAACAGCGCCGGCTTTCATGCCTCGGCTTCCGCGTCGAGTGCGTCTTCCGTCCCGTGGTAACCTTCACGGGCCTTGCCCCGGCGGACCGGCATGCACTCCTCTCAGCACTGCAGCGGTCTGGGCTGCCGGGGAAGGTGCAAGATGCCCTTGTGCTtggtggcagcggtgatgaGCGATATGGCAGTGCTTCCAGTTTTCCCCTGGAGCCGGTAAGCAACCCGTACCTCCCCTGCAACACGACGCATCTTGTGGTACCTCGCGGCCAGCTTCTTTCCTCTCAAAAGGTTGCAGTGCTCGCTCAGCACCACTATCAACACTCTTCGCGCCTACGACCGCACTCGTCGGCACCTTTGACTTCGGCATCGTCATGCCGCCTCGTCGGGGTGGACTGGGTCTATCGATCCATCCAGCAGGCGCAGTGGCTGGATGTAGACCTCTTCACGCTGGCAATTCCATCTCCTGAGGCATTCGCCCTCGCCAAAACGGTCCGCGCAAacgccgcacgcaccgcgGCGCCACTCAGCAGCCAAACTTCCCAGGACGACCTCTCagtgcggctgcgcatcTCTCAACCTTCCTCGGcgtcagcgacggcgacaaaTCTCGCTATGCAGACACCAGCCTTGCGCCAGCCGTCGCCATCTCCTTGTCGCTGCCCTCGCTTGCAGGACGCCATTGAATGCGACGTGGAGGGGGGTCTAGGGAAGCCGGCGGTGGGAAGAAGAGCagtggaagagagggaggaggaggaggcggcctCTTCCCAGCAGCACAACACAGACGTTGGATACGCCAACGACACGGCCTCGCCaaccccaccaccccaccgCGCGAgggacgatgacgacgaggaagcCGGTGGCGAGTCCCCgttggcggcagcagcggtgcggtcTGCACTGCAGGCAATTCACTCCACCTCTCCCtacccctcctctgccccgTTCCGTCCTGCGCGttcgccgtcggcgacggGCAAGCAAGAAGGCGGTGCACCCTACGCAAGGGACGATCTTGCCGTGACGCTGCACCACCCCGCCGACCCACCGTTGTCTTCCTATGCCTACCTCACCACCCAGTGCACACCAGGCTTTGAGAACCTTCTTGGGGAGCTGGAGGCTGGTCCACCAGGAACGCTGTTCGGGGCGTCTGTGATGCATGCCTCGCTTTATCCTCACCTTCCGGCCTGCACCACAGCGAACGCATCCGCCGTCTCCGCTCCTTCTGGCGGCGATAGGAAGGGTCAAGTTCAACGAAGTGGATCGTGCTCGGCTAACCCGCCGCCCACCGGCGCCGATCTGTGCGTCGAGCAACGCGCGTTCCTCCGTCGCACCTCCGCGCAGCCGCAAGTGatccatcagcagcagcaactgctAGGGCGCACCAGGCCAGATGAGTCACAGGTCATTTTTTACCAAATGGGGctcgacgaggacggtgGTATTGCTGCAGTCCCTCCAGCGGTTTTACACGACAGCCCATGTGCGGTCGCCGAAGCTGTAGAGGATAAGAGGACAGTCAAGGCCGCCATGCCATCTGCCAGCTGCGTCTCGGGAGCAATCACCCATGTTTAcccccgctccgcctccacctctgcgGTGTTCCTGATTACAAAAGACGCACTCAAGAGTGACTTCGACGCCTTTGCAGATTCCTTTCCGCACGTTCAACGCACAAGCAAGCCGGAGGAATGCACACACTTCATCACAGCAAAGCCGTCCAAGACGGAGCAGTTTCTGTGCTGCCTCGCCGCGGGTCGCTGGATACTGACTCCTGCGTACGTCACGGCGTGTGCCCAGGCCGGTTATCTTGTCAATGAGGCGCCGTTTGAGTGGAACGCTGAGGTAGCCACGTCACTGGGTTGCCGCTCCTCCGTAGCATCGCTTGCGCGTGGCTgtcggctgcagcgcgaaGGGTCTCAGCTGCCGTTTGCGTCGtggcgggtgcgtgtgtgctgcacTAACACCGCCCGCACTGCAAGCTTTCTGCGAGTGCTTCGTAACGGCGGGTGTACGTCTCTCGAaggcgccactgccgcggAGGTGATAGCGGCGTCGAAGGAGCGAGGCAgtgcgccggcgtcgtcaaCCGAGCTCGTCCTCGCCGATGACGCCGTCTTCAGCGAGCGTGAGCTGGAGGACTTTGCATCGTGCCCCGCATCCATCGCCTGCCCTATAATGCGTTTGGAGTACTTGGTTCAGTTTCTGTGCGCGCCAGACACGCCACGGTCTGGGATGAACTTGCTGCACTGTGTACGGTCACGAAAGCGCAGTcggacggaggcggcggcgaccgaGTAGGCGTGCCTCACGGAACGATAGAGAATGACGAAGGAAGCGGAGACATCGGATGCAGCAGACTTTTCTTCGTGCCTTGTCGCCATTTTTCGTTTAGCTTTCCCTTTTTATGTTCTCACCTTGCCTGCCTTCCGCTCTATTCATGCACACAAGCGGTGCATTgctgttgtgcgtgtgtgcgtctgtgtctaCGCGTGATTTGAGGCGagcctctctttctttttcctaTCCGTTTCGAGCCACGAAAAACGCGTGAGGCGCGCTTTCCGCTCGTGTACATATCGCAGTTGAATAACTTTCCATCTGGACATCATGTTGCATGATCGCCGTTCACCCGGCTGTGACGAGGTACGTGCGTGGCCTGTTTCCGCTccttcttttcttttgtatGAAATGGGGCgggggatggtggtggtggtggtgaaccGCCACACCCATATGCTGAGCGGAGCCGCATCGAGATTCACCGTGCAGCGCGACTCCAGGCACTCTTCCACTCCCCGTCCGTCATCACGATGGATCTCTTCATCGCCTCCGCTTTGTCACCGCTCCATCCtttgcttctttttttcctccctctcttcacgCGACTTCCGCGCTGCTTTTATCATCATCATCGTTTTCCTTCTCTGGACACTTCTCTGCTTGAGGAGCGCGCACGCGATCGGCAAAGTAAGTGCAAGAAGAGGCGTCGGCACcaacagacgcacgcacagaggaaGAGACGTCCACAGGTGCGGACGGGTGCGGGCTGAGAAGCGAAGCACTTCCGAACCGGCGGCTGTGCAGCAGGacgaggaaaaaaaggcgtTTCTGACGGGTACGGCGCTaccaagcagcagcagcgggaatCCATGCAGACACTAGACGACGCACAGCACGatgagaagcagcagcgggagacGCAGCGTAAGCTGGGCCTCCCCACCAACTACCGCTTTGAAATTGACAAGTGCATCAAGCGCATCAAGGAAAAAGATGCCCGCCGTGTCGCCTTGCAGTTTCCCGAAGGGCTGCTTATGTTTGCCATCCCCATCGCTGACATTCTGGAGGAGGCTACGGGGTCTGAAATGGTCATCCTAGGCGATGTCACATATGGGGCGTGCTGTGTCGATGATTTCTCGGCTGCAGCCCTCGGGTGCGACTTTCTCATCCACTACGGACACAGCTGCCTCATCTCCATCAAAGACTGCATTGTAGCGAACATGATGTACGTCTTCGTCGAGATCGACATCGATGTACAGCACTTCATTGACACCGTCAAGGCTCTCGTGCCCGCAGATGCGCGGGTGGCGTGCATCGGCACCGTCCAGTTTATCTCGTCCATGCGAGCagggctgcgcgtgctgcaaGCGGAGCACTTTATCCACCCCGTCGTCATCCCGCAAAACCGCCCACTGTCAACTGGTGAGGTGCTCGGCTGCACGAGCCCCAAGGTGAACccggcggaggtggacgtgGTGCTCTACGTGGGCGACGGACGCTTTCATGTGGAGTCCTTTCTCATTGCGCACCCTGGCCTCAGCGCCCTCCAGTATGACCCGTACAAAAAGACGTTGTCGCGAGAGACCTACGCCACGGCCGAGATGCGGACACTTCGCCGCGAGGCCGTTGAGAAGGCAAGGGCGGCACAGAGCTTTGCGATTGTAATGGGGACTCTAGGCCGCCAGGGACACCCCCGCGTCGTTGACCGCATCATTGCGCTAGCACAGCGCCAGGGAAAGCGCGTGACGCTGTTGCTCATGTCAGAAATCTTTCCGCATAAGATGGCAATGCTTGAGGATGTGGACTGCTACATCCAGGTTGCTTGTCCGCGACTTTCCATCGACTGGGGCTACGCCTTCGACCGCCCGCTGCTGTCTCCGTACGAGGCTGAGGTGGCCTTGGGCAACGCCCAGTGGGGGGAAGAGTATCCGATGGACCACTACTCCCGCGAAGGAGGTAACTGGGCCGTGTACACCGACAAGTCCCTGTAGACAGGGAGGGACGAAGTGCTGATGCGCGTCAAGGCGACCTCACAAAAGCCTACTGCGCATGCCCCCTGTCCCTCCTCCACGTGCACACCCTTACATGCTCTATCGACAGGATAGCGCAGCACGTGAAACACCCATTGAGGCTGTACGGCGGTCGTGCGCTTGAAGCTTAGGCGAAACGACAGCCATTGCGCAGCAGTGCATTTCGGGCAGCAAGCAACCGTTTTGAATCGGTGGCTCCCAAGCGACCCGTCGCTGGGGCATGAACCCGTGCCTTTGGAGACCATCCTGCGGTGAGGGACacgtgcctctctcccttttgtgtgcatgtgatATGTGGTGCTCGTGCTGGAAGGAAAGGGCCGAAAAGGCAGGAAAAAGAAGACAAATGACGTTCAAGTATGTTCGGCATACTGGAGGAGGCAGGGGGCTAAAAGGCGGAAGCAGAGATtaccaacacacacacacactcagaAACAGTCACGCCGCGGGTCACATGCACGGTGCACGGCGGACGGGAGTAGGAAAACGGGCAAACAACTCACCCTGTTGTTGCCGGGCCTCTCGTgtggtgtgcacgcgtgtgcgtgtccgccTACCGCGAGGATGACGGTGTGCCCATCTGGGtcccttttcttctccctccccttctggGTGCCCCCCTGCGGCTTTTGCACCAAGGTAGCCCACTCCCGTCATCCATCACCGGGTGTTATGCATTTTTTTCCACTTCCATAAAACAGAGTAACGGCACGAGAAACAAAAATCAATACCGACGCCCACGCCGGTGGTCCTTAGAGCCAAgccaccaccctcccttcATACTACAACCCACTGTCTTTCCCACTTCTACGTAACCCACTTCGCCTCTCATCCTCTCTTTCACGTCACAGCAACACCAACCGGACTTTCCGACTTGCTTTTCATGCGCGTACGCATACCCTCAGCTCACACCCACATCATCTTCTGCGCAGTAGCCCACCACCtactctgtgtgtgcggccCTATTATTCTGCTGTGCGTAAACTATTCTGTGTCCGCGACCCCCGCACTTCCATCGCTGTCGGGATACGCCTTGTGTTGTGCGTTCGGCTCTCCGTTGCCCTTCAGCTTTGCACATAGCGGCTATTCACCGTCGACTTTCTATTCTCTTTTCTCCTGTATACCCCTGCTCCCCCGACCCTCCCCTGTACATAAACACCCTACaccgtctctcccccctttcatctctcctcccctgccaCGATGATGACCCCTGAAGATGCGACCGGGCTGGAGGCTGCGCGCAAGCAGAAGATCCACAACCTGAAGCTGAAGACGGCGTGTCTGGAGAATGAGGAGCttgtgcaggagctgcacaTCTCTGACTGGTcggagacgcagcggcagaagctgcgcggcgcgcatgagaagggcgaggagctgcttgCGTCGGTGGAGGTTGGGACGAAGTGGAACCTGATGGAGGCGTACGACCTGGCGAAGctgatgcgcgtgtgcgggctGGAGATGAGCCAGCGCGAGCTGTACCGCCCGGAGGACAAGCCGCAGTTCATGGACATCATTGGCGTGAAGAAGGTGCTACAGGACCTGCGGCAGAACCGGAACAAGACGCGCGTTGTGAGCTTCACGCAGCTGATCGACAACAGCATCGCGAAGATggagaaggtggaggaggagctgcggcggtcGCAGCTGGACGCGACGCAGCTTGCGCAGGTGCCGACGCGGACGGTGAAGATGATGGAGGACATCATGAACGCGACACAGATCCAGAACGCGCTTGCGTCGACGGACGACCAGATGCAGACGCAGCttgcgcagctggagaagacgAACGAGATCCAGAATGTTGCGATGCACGACGGCGAGATGCAGATTGCGGAGGAGCAGATGTGGACgaaggtgcagctgcaggagcgacTGAtcgagctgctgaaggacaAGTTTGGGCTGATCGGGaagtgcgaggaggagaacgcgCAGTTCAAGGAGATCTACGAGGTGCAGAAGCAGGCGAACCATGAGACGAGCCAGATGAAGGACGCGAAGCGGCGGctgaggcagcggtgcgagaCGGACCTGAAGCACATCCAGGACGCGATCCAGAAGGCGGACCTggaggacgcggaggcggtgaagcggTACGCTGGGAACAAGGAGCGCAGCGAGCGCGCTGTCAAGGAGAACGAGGagatgcaggaggaggcgtggaACAAGATCCAGGAcctggagcggcagctgcagaaccTTGGGACGGACCGTTTCGACGAGGTGAAGCGGCGGATCGAGGAGGTGGACCGCGAGGAAAAGCGGCGCGTGGAGAACGCGCAGTTTCTGGAggtcgccgcgcagcacaagaagctgctggagctgacGGTGTACAACTGTGACCTCGCGATGCGGTGCACTGGGcttgtggaggagctggtgtCGGAGGGGTGCGCGGGCGTGAAGGCGCGGTACGACAAGACGAACCAGGACcttgccgcgctgcggctggaggTGCACAAGGAGCACCTGGAGTACTTCCGTATGCTGTACCTGACGCTGGGGTCACTGATCTAcaagaaggagaagcggctggAGGAGGTCGACCGGAACATCCGCCTTGCGCACATCCAGCTGGAGTTCTGCGTGGAGACGTTCGACCCGAACGCGAAGAAGCACGCGGACATGAAGAAGGAGCTGTACAAGATGCGGcagggcgtggaggaggagcttgCGATGCTGAAGGAGAAGCAGGCTGCCGCGCTGGACGACTTCAAGGAGTCGGAAGAGGCGCTGGACGCCGCGGGCATC
Coding sequences within:
- a CDS encoding putative 40S ribosomal protein S15A, whose translation is MTMMSVLANALRTIASAERRGKRQVLIRPSSKVVVKFLQVMQKHGYIGEFEIIDDHRAGKIVVNLNGRLNKCGAICPRFDCATTDYEKWMKNILPSRQFGFVVLTTSLGIMDHEEARSRNTGGKVLGFFY
- a CDS encoding putative diphthamide synthesis protein — encoded protein: MQTLDDAQHDEKQQRETQRKLGLPTNYRFEIDKCIKRIKEKDARRVALQFPEGLLMFAIPIADILEEATGSEMVILGDVTYGACCVDDFSAAALGCDFLIHYGHSCLISIKDCIVANMMYVFVEIDIDVQHFIDTVKALVPADARVACIGTVQFISSMRAGLRVLQAEHFIHPVVIPQNRPLSTGEVLGCTSPKVNPAEVDVVLYVGDGRFHVESFLIAHPGLSALQYDPYKKTLSRETYATAEMRTLRREAVEKARAAQSFAIVMGTLGRQGHPRVVDRIIALAQRQGKRVTLLLMSEIFPHKMAMLEDVDCYIQVACPRLSIDWGYAFDRPLLSPYEAEVALGNAQWGEEYPMDHYSREGGNWAVYTDKSL
- a CDS encoding putative paraflagellar rod protein 1D, with amino-acid sequence MMTPEDATGLEAARKQKIHNLKLKTACLENEELVQELHISDWSETQRQKLRGAHEKGEELLASVEVGTKWNLMEAYDLAKLMRVCGLEMSQRELYRPEDKPQFMDIIGVKKVLQDLRQNRNKTRVVSFTQLIDNSIAKMEKVEEELRRSQLDATQLAQVPTRTVKMMEDIMNATQIQNALASTDDQMQTQLAQLEKTNEIQNVAMHDGEMQIAEEQMWTKVQLQERLIELLKDKFGLIGKCEEENAQFKEIYEVQKQANHETSQMKDAKRRLRQRCETDLKHIQDAIQKADLEDAEAVKRYAGNKERSERAVKENEEMQEEAWNKIQDLERQLQNLGTDRFDEVKRRIEEVDREEKRRVENAQFLEVAAQHKKLLELTVYNCDLAMRCTGLVEELVSEGCAGVKARYDKTNQDLAALRLEVHKEHLEYFRMLYLTLGSLIYKKEKRLEEVDRNIRLAHIQLEFCVETFDPNAKKHADMKKELYKMRQGVEEELAMLKEKQAAALDDFKESEEALDAAGIEFSHPVDENNEEVLTRRSKMVEYKSHLTKQEEVRIAAEREEIKRARLLRSGGASAAAQITSGSMNADYAASTQQEV